In one Castor canadensis chromosome 15, mCasCan1.hap1v2, whole genome shotgun sequence genomic region, the following are encoded:
- the Exoc3l1 gene encoding exocyst complex component 3-like protein isoform X2, whose translation MESAAKDEIQPTLPPGSSCLVPEWPEQGRAEQLARGAALKWASGIFYRPEQLARLGQYRSRESVVQSYLEGVQTGVWQLARALEAVQETHKTLSQAHKLLQSLAQASKTLEPLQQRVAQHKQLQVLSQLLPRLQAVPAAVAHTQTLIDAQRLLEAYVSLRELEQLQEETWGPLGGLELPVFQGLGLLAEALGQAVEAAAGNAGQLAREDPALLVAAVRVAEVEARRTTPLGQAPRDWRQRCLRALQAGLERVYFSTTVLPEPGALAGWLEALQVALPAELAIAEALVAPCCPPHYNVVQLWAHTLHSGLRRTLKRLLEGPELGAADTFALLHWALQVYLGQEMMGSLELGPDADVSQLEPLLTLENIEQLEATFVAKVQASVAQWLQKALDGEVAEWSREQEPKTDPSGFYHSPMPAIVLQILAENIRVTSLVSESLQRRVYGMALSELGTFLRSFNDALIRFSRDHLQGDALAPHYVPYLLAAFNHQSALSSSLSVLQPDGVASGVLVPVETALEELQRRICHLMLEALQVELQPLFASLPSRRWLSSSEMLDSVCEQTSRFCGDFWRVRKPAGQLLLAEAERTVVLLYLHALMQGRLVCRSASERTQAAERLQHDAGQLKELFLGLGLEESVHCSPVLLSLRELLNLHDSTLLGLEVAGLRQQFPDVSEDHVSALLDLRGDVSREQRQAALSSLQAGPPPSPSTGRRALFSLVPAPTPSLTSCLTSGPCS comes from the exons ATGGAGTCTGCAGCCAAGGATGAAATCCAGCCCACACTTCCCCCTG GCTCTTCCTGCCTAGTGCCTGAATGGCCAGAGCAGGGGAGAGCAGAGCAGTTGGCCAGGGGTGCAGCACTCAAATGGGCCTCGGGCATCTTCTACCGGCCAGAGCAGCTGGCCAGGCTGGGCCAGTACCGGAGCCGCGAG TCAGTGGTGCAGTCATACCTGGAAGGTGTGCAGACTGGTGTGTGGCAGCTGGCCCGGGCCCTTGAGGCTGTTCAGGAAACCCACAAGACGCTAAGTCAGGCCCATAAGTTGCTCCAGAGCTTGGCACAGGCCTCAAAGACCCTAGAGCCCCTACAGCAGCGAGTTGCCCAGCACAAGCAACTGCAGGTCCTGTCTCAGTTGCTGCCTAGGCTGCAGGCAG TGCCAGCTGCAGTGGCCCACACGCAGACCTTGATTGATGCCCAGCGGCTCTTGGAGGCATATGTGAGCCTGCGGGAGCTGGAGCAGTTGCAAGAGGAGACTTGGGGACCTCTGGGGGGACTGGAGTTGCCAGTCTTCCAAGGGCTAGGCCTTCTGGCTGAGGCACTTGGCCAGGCTGTAGAAGCTGCTGCAGGGAATGCAGGGCAACTGGCACGGGAAGATCCAGCCCTGCTAGTGGCTGCTGTTCGTGTGGCAGAGGTGGAGGCCAGGCGCACAACCCCCTTGGGGCAAGCCCCCCGAGACTGGCGGCAGCGATGTCTGCGGGCACTTCAGGCAGGCCTGGAGCGGGTCTACTTTTCGACAACTGTACTGCCTGAGCCAGGGGCCCTAGCAGGGTGGCTGGAGGCTCTTCAAGTGGCTCTGCCTGCTGAGTTGGCCATAGCTGAAGCATTAGTGGCCCCCTGCTGCCCACCACACTACAATGTGGTCCAGCTCTGGGCCCACACCCTGCACAGTGGCCTGCGCCGTACCCTGAAGCGACTCCTTGAAGGGCCTGAGCTGGGAGCTGCTGACACCTTTGCCTTGTTGCACTGGGCACTGCAAGTCTACCTGGG ACAGGAAATGATGGGAAGCCTGGAACTGGGGCCTGATGCGGATGTGTCTCAACTGGAGCCCCTCTTGACTTTGGAGAACATTGAGCAGCTGGAGGCAACATTTGTGGCTAAAGTCCAG GCAAGTGTAGCCCAGTGGCTACAGAAGGCTCTGGATGGGGAGGTTGCTGAGTGGAGCCGGGAGCAGGAGCCTAAAACAGACCCCTCTGGCTTCTACCACTCACCAATGCCAGCCATTGTACTACAG ATACTGGCTGAGAACATTCGTGTGACCAGCTTGGTCAGTGAGTCACTGCAGCGGCGGGTGTATGGCATGGCACTGTCAGAACTGGGCACATTCCTGAGGAG CTTTAATGATGCTCTGATTCGCTTCTCCCGAGACCATCTCCAGGGGGATGCCCTGGCCCCTCACTATGTGCCCTACCTACTGGCTGCCTTCAACCACCAGTCAGCACTGAG CTCCTCACTGTCCGTCCTGCAGCCCGACGGGGTAGCTTCAGGAGTCTTGGTTCCAGTAGAAACCGCGCTGGAGGAGTTACAGAGGAGGATCTGTCACCTGATGTTGGAGGCCCTGCAGGTGGAGCTCCAG CCACTGTTCGCGTCTCTGCCCTCGCGCCGGTGGCTGTCGAGTTCTGAGATGCTAGACAGTGTGTGTGAGCAGACGTCGCGTTTCTGCGGGGACTTCTGGCGCGTGCGGAAACCCGCAGGTCAG CTGCTCCTGGCCGAAGCAGAGCGCACCGTGGTGTTGCTGTACCTACATGCGCTGATGCAGGGCCGCCTAGTGTGCCGCAGTGCCAGCGAGCGGACGCAGGCGGCTGAGCGCCTGCAGCACGATGCCGGCCAGCTTAAGGAGCTTTTCCTTGGTTTG GGCCTGGAGGAGAGCGTGCATTGTTCACCGGTGCTGCTCTCCCTGAGGGAACTGCTGAACCTCCACGACTCCACACTGCTTGGCCTCGAGGTGGCAGGCCTGCGACAGCAGTTTCCCGACGTGAG TGAAGACCACGTCTCTGCGCTCTTGGACCTGCGCGGGGACGTGTCCCGAGAACAGCGCCAAGCTGCGCTCAGCTCCCTGCAGGCCGGCCCGCCACCCTCGCCCTCCACGGGCCGCCGCGCACTGTTCAGCCTCGTGCCGGCACCTACGCCCTCGCTGACCTCCTGCCTCACCTCGGGCCCCTGCTCCTGA
- the Exoc3l1 gene encoding exocyst complex component 3-like protein isoform X4, whose protein sequence is MGLGHLLPARAAGQAGPVPEPRGTAKLLPGSTHQVPAAVAHTQTLIDAQRLLEAYVSLRELEQLQEETWGPLGGLELPVFQGLGLLAEALGQAVEAAAGNAGQLAREDPALLVAAVRVAEVEARRTTPLGQAPRDWRQRCLRALQAGLERVYFSTTVLPEPGALAGWLEALQVALPAELAIAEALVAPCCPPHYNVVQLWAHTLHSGLRRTLKRLLEGPELGAADTFALLHWALQVYLGQEMMGSLELGPDADVSQLEPLLTLENIEQLEATFVAKVQASVAQWLQKALDGEVAEWSREQEPKTDPSGFYHSPMPAIVLQILAENIRVTSLVSESLQRRVYGMALSELGTFLRSFNDALIRFSRDHLQGDALAPHYVPYLLAAFNHQSALSSSLSVLQPDGVASGVLVPVETALEELQRRICHLMLEALQVELQPLFASLPSRRWLSSSEMLDSVCEQTSRFCGDFWRVRKPAGQLLLAEAERTVVLLYLHALMQGRLVCRSASERTQAAERLQHDAGQLKELFLGLGLEESVHCSPVLLSLRELLNLHDSTLLGLEVAGLRQQFPDVSEDHVSALLDLRGDVSREQRQAALSSLQAGPPPSPSTGRRALFSLVPAPTPSLTSCLTSGPCS, encoded by the exons ATGGGCCTCGGGCATCTTCTACCGGCCAGAGCAGCTGGCCAGGCTGGGCCAGTACCGGAGCCGCGAGGTACAGCGAAACTGCTCCCTGGAAGCACGCATCAAG TGCCAGCTGCAGTGGCCCACACGCAGACCTTGATTGATGCCCAGCGGCTCTTGGAGGCATATGTGAGCCTGCGGGAGCTGGAGCAGTTGCAAGAGGAGACTTGGGGACCTCTGGGGGGACTGGAGTTGCCAGTCTTCCAAGGGCTAGGCCTTCTGGCTGAGGCACTTGGCCAGGCTGTAGAAGCTGCTGCAGGGAATGCAGGGCAACTGGCACGGGAAGATCCAGCCCTGCTAGTGGCTGCTGTTCGTGTGGCAGAGGTGGAGGCCAGGCGCACAACCCCCTTGGGGCAAGCCCCCCGAGACTGGCGGCAGCGATGTCTGCGGGCACTTCAGGCAGGCCTGGAGCGGGTCTACTTTTCGACAACTGTACTGCCTGAGCCAGGGGCCCTAGCAGGGTGGCTGGAGGCTCTTCAAGTGGCTCTGCCTGCTGAGTTGGCCATAGCTGAAGCATTAGTGGCCCCCTGCTGCCCACCACACTACAATGTGGTCCAGCTCTGGGCCCACACCCTGCACAGTGGCCTGCGCCGTACCCTGAAGCGACTCCTTGAAGGGCCTGAGCTGGGAGCTGCTGACACCTTTGCCTTGTTGCACTGGGCACTGCAAGTCTACCTGGG ACAGGAAATGATGGGAAGCCTGGAACTGGGGCCTGATGCGGATGTGTCTCAACTGGAGCCCCTCTTGACTTTGGAGAACATTGAGCAGCTGGAGGCAACATTTGTGGCTAAAGTCCAG GCAAGTGTAGCCCAGTGGCTACAGAAGGCTCTGGATGGGGAGGTTGCTGAGTGGAGCCGGGAGCAGGAGCCTAAAACAGACCCCTCTGGCTTCTACCACTCACCAATGCCAGCCATTGTACTACAG ATACTGGCTGAGAACATTCGTGTGACCAGCTTGGTCAGTGAGTCACTGCAGCGGCGGGTGTATGGCATGGCACTGTCAGAACTGGGCACATTCCTGAGGAG CTTTAATGATGCTCTGATTCGCTTCTCCCGAGACCATCTCCAGGGGGATGCCCTGGCCCCTCACTATGTGCCCTACCTACTGGCTGCCTTCAACCACCAGTCAGCACTGAG CTCCTCACTGTCCGTCCTGCAGCCCGACGGGGTAGCTTCAGGAGTCTTGGTTCCAGTAGAAACCGCGCTGGAGGAGTTACAGAGGAGGATCTGTCACCTGATGTTGGAGGCCCTGCAGGTGGAGCTCCAG CCACTGTTCGCGTCTCTGCCCTCGCGCCGGTGGCTGTCGAGTTCTGAGATGCTAGACAGTGTGTGTGAGCAGACGTCGCGTTTCTGCGGGGACTTCTGGCGCGTGCGGAAACCCGCAGGTCAG CTGCTCCTGGCCGAAGCAGAGCGCACCGTGGTGTTGCTGTACCTACATGCGCTGATGCAGGGCCGCCTAGTGTGCCGCAGTGCCAGCGAGCGGACGCAGGCGGCTGAGCGCCTGCAGCACGATGCCGGCCAGCTTAAGGAGCTTTTCCTTGGTTTG GGCCTGGAGGAGAGCGTGCATTGTTCACCGGTGCTGCTCTCCCTGAGGGAACTGCTGAACCTCCACGACTCCACACTGCTTGGCCTCGAGGTGGCAGGCCTGCGACAGCAGTTTCCCGACGTGAG TGAAGACCACGTCTCTGCGCTCTTGGACCTGCGCGGGGACGTGTCCCGAGAACAGCGCCAAGCTGCGCTCAGCTCCCTGCAGGCCGGCCCGCCACCCTCGCCCTCCACGGGCCGCCGCGCACTGTTCAGCCTCGTGCCGGCACCTACGCCCTCGCTGACCTCCTGCCTCACCTCGGGCCCCTGCTCCTGA
- the Exoc3l1 gene encoding exocyst complex component 3-like protein isoform X5, producing MESAAKDEIQPTLPPVPAAVAHTQTLIDAQRLLEAYVSLRELEQLQEETWGPLGGLELPVFQGLGLLAEALGQAVEAAAGNAGQLAREDPALLVAAVRVAEVEARRTTPLGQAPRDWRQRCLRALQAGLERVYFSTTVLPEPGALAGWLEALQVALPAELAIAEALVAPCCPPHYNVVQLWAHTLHSGLRRTLKRLLEGPELGAADTFALLHWALQVYLGQEMMGSLELGPDADVSQLEPLLTLENIEQLEATFVAKVQASVAQWLQKALDGEVAEWSREQEPKTDPSGFYHSPMPAIVLQILAENIRVTSLVSESLQRRVYGMALSELGTFLRSFNDALIRFSRDHLQGDALAPHYVPYLLAAFNHQSALSSSLSVLQPDGVASGVLVPVETALEELQRRICHLMLEALQVELQPLFASLPSRRWLSSSEMLDSVCEQTSRFCGDFWRVRKPAGQLLLAEAERTVVLLYLHALMQGRLVCRSASERTQAAERLQHDAGQLKELFLGLGLEESVHCSPVLLSLRELLNLHDSTLLGLEVAGLRQQFPDVSEDHVSALLDLRGDVSREQRQAALSSLQAGPPPSPSTGRRALFSLVPAPTPSLTSCLTSGPCS from the exons ATGGAGTCTGCAGCCAAGGATGAAATCCAGCCCACACTTCCCCCTG TGCCAGCTGCAGTGGCCCACACGCAGACCTTGATTGATGCCCAGCGGCTCTTGGAGGCATATGTGAGCCTGCGGGAGCTGGAGCAGTTGCAAGAGGAGACTTGGGGACCTCTGGGGGGACTGGAGTTGCCAGTCTTCCAAGGGCTAGGCCTTCTGGCTGAGGCACTTGGCCAGGCTGTAGAAGCTGCTGCAGGGAATGCAGGGCAACTGGCACGGGAAGATCCAGCCCTGCTAGTGGCTGCTGTTCGTGTGGCAGAGGTGGAGGCCAGGCGCACAACCCCCTTGGGGCAAGCCCCCCGAGACTGGCGGCAGCGATGTCTGCGGGCACTTCAGGCAGGCCTGGAGCGGGTCTACTTTTCGACAACTGTACTGCCTGAGCCAGGGGCCCTAGCAGGGTGGCTGGAGGCTCTTCAAGTGGCTCTGCCTGCTGAGTTGGCCATAGCTGAAGCATTAGTGGCCCCCTGCTGCCCACCACACTACAATGTGGTCCAGCTCTGGGCCCACACCCTGCACAGTGGCCTGCGCCGTACCCTGAAGCGACTCCTTGAAGGGCCTGAGCTGGGAGCTGCTGACACCTTTGCCTTGTTGCACTGGGCACTGCAAGTCTACCTGGG ACAGGAAATGATGGGAAGCCTGGAACTGGGGCCTGATGCGGATGTGTCTCAACTGGAGCCCCTCTTGACTTTGGAGAACATTGAGCAGCTGGAGGCAACATTTGTGGCTAAAGTCCAG GCAAGTGTAGCCCAGTGGCTACAGAAGGCTCTGGATGGGGAGGTTGCTGAGTGGAGCCGGGAGCAGGAGCCTAAAACAGACCCCTCTGGCTTCTACCACTCACCAATGCCAGCCATTGTACTACAG ATACTGGCTGAGAACATTCGTGTGACCAGCTTGGTCAGTGAGTCACTGCAGCGGCGGGTGTATGGCATGGCACTGTCAGAACTGGGCACATTCCTGAGGAG CTTTAATGATGCTCTGATTCGCTTCTCCCGAGACCATCTCCAGGGGGATGCCCTGGCCCCTCACTATGTGCCCTACCTACTGGCTGCCTTCAACCACCAGTCAGCACTGAG CTCCTCACTGTCCGTCCTGCAGCCCGACGGGGTAGCTTCAGGAGTCTTGGTTCCAGTAGAAACCGCGCTGGAGGAGTTACAGAGGAGGATCTGTCACCTGATGTTGGAGGCCCTGCAGGTGGAGCTCCAG CCACTGTTCGCGTCTCTGCCCTCGCGCCGGTGGCTGTCGAGTTCTGAGATGCTAGACAGTGTGTGTGAGCAGACGTCGCGTTTCTGCGGGGACTTCTGGCGCGTGCGGAAACCCGCAGGTCAG CTGCTCCTGGCCGAAGCAGAGCGCACCGTGGTGTTGCTGTACCTACATGCGCTGATGCAGGGCCGCCTAGTGTGCCGCAGTGCCAGCGAGCGGACGCAGGCGGCTGAGCGCCTGCAGCACGATGCCGGCCAGCTTAAGGAGCTTTTCCTTGGTTTG GGCCTGGAGGAGAGCGTGCATTGTTCACCGGTGCTGCTCTCCCTGAGGGAACTGCTGAACCTCCACGACTCCACACTGCTTGGCCTCGAGGTGGCAGGCCTGCGACAGCAGTTTCCCGACGTGAG TGAAGACCACGTCTCTGCGCTCTTGGACCTGCGCGGGGACGTGTCCCGAGAACAGCGCCAAGCTGCGCTCAGCTCCCTGCAGGCCGGCCCGCCACCCTCGCCCTCCACGGGCCGCCGCGCACTGTTCAGCCTCGTGCCGGCACCTACGCCCTCGCTGACCTCCTGCCTCACCTCGGGCCCCTGCTCCTGA
- the Exoc3l1 gene encoding exocyst complex component 3-like protein isoform X3 — MKSSPHFPLSVVQSYLEGVQTGVWQLARALEAVQETHKTLSQAHKLLQSLAQASKTLEPLQQRVAQHKQLQVLSQLLPRLQAVPAAVAHTQTLIDAQRLLEAYVSLRELEQLQEETWGPLGGLELPVFQGLGLLAEALGQAVEAAAGNAGQLAREDPALLVAAVRVAEVEARRTTPLGQAPRDWRQRCLRALQAGLERVYFSTTVLPEPGALAGWLEALQVALPAELAIAEALVAPCCPPHYNVVQLWAHTLHSGLRRTLKRLLEGPELGAADTFALLHWALQVYLGQEMMGSLELGPDADVSQLEPLLTLENIEQLEATFVAKVQASVAQWLQKALDGEVAEWSREQEPKTDPSGFYHSPMPAIVLQILAENIRVTSLVSESLQRRVYGMALSELGTFLRSFNDALIRFSRDHLQGDALAPHYVPYLLAAFNHQSALSSSLSVLQPDGVASGVLVPVETALEELQRRICHLMLEALQVELQPLFASLPSRRWLSSSEMLDSVCEQTSRFCGDFWRVRKPAGQLLLAEAERTVVLLYLHALMQGRLVCRSASERTQAAERLQHDAGQLKELFLGLGLEESVHCSPVLLSLRELLNLHDSTLLGLEVAGLRQQFPDVSEDHVSALLDLRGDVSREQRQAALSSLQAGPPPSPSTGRRALFSLVPAPTPSLTSCLTSGPCS, encoded by the exons ATGAAATCCAGCCCACACTTCCCCCTG TCAGTGGTGCAGTCATACCTGGAAGGTGTGCAGACTGGTGTGTGGCAGCTGGCCCGGGCCCTTGAGGCTGTTCAGGAAACCCACAAGACGCTAAGTCAGGCCCATAAGTTGCTCCAGAGCTTGGCACAGGCCTCAAAGACCCTAGAGCCCCTACAGCAGCGAGTTGCCCAGCACAAGCAACTGCAGGTCCTGTCTCAGTTGCTGCCTAGGCTGCAGGCAG TGCCAGCTGCAGTGGCCCACACGCAGACCTTGATTGATGCCCAGCGGCTCTTGGAGGCATATGTGAGCCTGCGGGAGCTGGAGCAGTTGCAAGAGGAGACTTGGGGACCTCTGGGGGGACTGGAGTTGCCAGTCTTCCAAGGGCTAGGCCTTCTGGCTGAGGCACTTGGCCAGGCTGTAGAAGCTGCTGCAGGGAATGCAGGGCAACTGGCACGGGAAGATCCAGCCCTGCTAGTGGCTGCTGTTCGTGTGGCAGAGGTGGAGGCCAGGCGCACAACCCCCTTGGGGCAAGCCCCCCGAGACTGGCGGCAGCGATGTCTGCGGGCACTTCAGGCAGGCCTGGAGCGGGTCTACTTTTCGACAACTGTACTGCCTGAGCCAGGGGCCCTAGCAGGGTGGCTGGAGGCTCTTCAAGTGGCTCTGCCTGCTGAGTTGGCCATAGCTGAAGCATTAGTGGCCCCCTGCTGCCCACCACACTACAATGTGGTCCAGCTCTGGGCCCACACCCTGCACAGTGGCCTGCGCCGTACCCTGAAGCGACTCCTTGAAGGGCCTGAGCTGGGAGCTGCTGACACCTTTGCCTTGTTGCACTGGGCACTGCAAGTCTACCTGGG ACAGGAAATGATGGGAAGCCTGGAACTGGGGCCTGATGCGGATGTGTCTCAACTGGAGCCCCTCTTGACTTTGGAGAACATTGAGCAGCTGGAGGCAACATTTGTGGCTAAAGTCCAG GCAAGTGTAGCCCAGTGGCTACAGAAGGCTCTGGATGGGGAGGTTGCTGAGTGGAGCCGGGAGCAGGAGCCTAAAACAGACCCCTCTGGCTTCTACCACTCACCAATGCCAGCCATTGTACTACAG ATACTGGCTGAGAACATTCGTGTGACCAGCTTGGTCAGTGAGTCACTGCAGCGGCGGGTGTATGGCATGGCACTGTCAGAACTGGGCACATTCCTGAGGAG CTTTAATGATGCTCTGATTCGCTTCTCCCGAGACCATCTCCAGGGGGATGCCCTGGCCCCTCACTATGTGCCCTACCTACTGGCTGCCTTCAACCACCAGTCAGCACTGAG CTCCTCACTGTCCGTCCTGCAGCCCGACGGGGTAGCTTCAGGAGTCTTGGTTCCAGTAGAAACCGCGCTGGAGGAGTTACAGAGGAGGATCTGTCACCTGATGTTGGAGGCCCTGCAGGTGGAGCTCCAG CCACTGTTCGCGTCTCTGCCCTCGCGCCGGTGGCTGTCGAGTTCTGAGATGCTAGACAGTGTGTGTGAGCAGACGTCGCGTTTCTGCGGGGACTTCTGGCGCGTGCGGAAACCCGCAGGTCAG CTGCTCCTGGCCGAAGCAGAGCGCACCGTGGTGTTGCTGTACCTACATGCGCTGATGCAGGGCCGCCTAGTGTGCCGCAGTGCCAGCGAGCGGACGCAGGCGGCTGAGCGCCTGCAGCACGATGCCGGCCAGCTTAAGGAGCTTTTCCTTGGTTTG GGCCTGGAGGAGAGCGTGCATTGTTCACCGGTGCTGCTCTCCCTGAGGGAACTGCTGAACCTCCACGACTCCACACTGCTTGGCCTCGAGGTGGCAGGCCTGCGACAGCAGTTTCCCGACGTGAG TGAAGACCACGTCTCTGCGCTCTTGGACCTGCGCGGGGACGTGTCCCGAGAACAGCGCCAAGCTGCGCTCAGCTCCCTGCAGGCCGGCCCGCCACCCTCGCCCTCCACGGGCCGCCGCGCACTGTTCAGCCTCGTGCCGGCACCTACGCCCTCGCTGACCTCCTGCCTCACCTCGGGCCCCTGCTCCTGA
- the Exoc3l1 gene encoding exocyst complex component 3-like protein isoform X1, with protein sequence MESAAKDEIQPTLPPGSSCLVPEWPEQGRAEQLARGAALKWASGIFYRPEQLARLGQYRSREVQRNCSLEARIKSVVQSYLEGVQTGVWQLARALEAVQETHKTLSQAHKLLQSLAQASKTLEPLQQRVAQHKQLQVLSQLLPRLQAVPAAVAHTQTLIDAQRLLEAYVSLRELEQLQEETWGPLGGLELPVFQGLGLLAEALGQAVEAAAGNAGQLAREDPALLVAAVRVAEVEARRTTPLGQAPRDWRQRCLRALQAGLERVYFSTTVLPEPGALAGWLEALQVALPAELAIAEALVAPCCPPHYNVVQLWAHTLHSGLRRTLKRLLEGPELGAADTFALLHWALQVYLGQEMMGSLELGPDADVSQLEPLLTLENIEQLEATFVAKVQASVAQWLQKALDGEVAEWSREQEPKTDPSGFYHSPMPAIVLQILAENIRVTSLVSESLQRRVYGMALSELGTFLRSFNDALIRFSRDHLQGDALAPHYVPYLLAAFNHQSALSSSLSVLQPDGVASGVLVPVETALEELQRRICHLMLEALQVELQPLFASLPSRRWLSSSEMLDSVCEQTSRFCGDFWRVRKPAGQLLLAEAERTVVLLYLHALMQGRLVCRSASERTQAAERLQHDAGQLKELFLGLGLEESVHCSPVLLSLRELLNLHDSTLLGLEVAGLRQQFPDVSEDHVSALLDLRGDVSREQRQAALSSLQAGPPPSPSTGRRALFSLVPAPTPSLTSCLTSGPCS encoded by the exons ATGGAGTCTGCAGCCAAGGATGAAATCCAGCCCACACTTCCCCCTG GCTCTTCCTGCCTAGTGCCTGAATGGCCAGAGCAGGGGAGAGCAGAGCAGTTGGCCAGGGGTGCAGCACTCAAATGGGCCTCGGGCATCTTCTACCGGCCAGAGCAGCTGGCCAGGCTGGGCCAGTACCGGAGCCGCGAGGTACAGCGAAACTGCTCCCTGGAAGCACGCATCAAG TCAGTGGTGCAGTCATACCTGGAAGGTGTGCAGACTGGTGTGTGGCAGCTGGCCCGGGCCCTTGAGGCTGTTCAGGAAACCCACAAGACGCTAAGTCAGGCCCATAAGTTGCTCCAGAGCTTGGCACAGGCCTCAAAGACCCTAGAGCCCCTACAGCAGCGAGTTGCCCAGCACAAGCAACTGCAGGTCCTGTCTCAGTTGCTGCCTAGGCTGCAGGCAG TGCCAGCTGCAGTGGCCCACACGCAGACCTTGATTGATGCCCAGCGGCTCTTGGAGGCATATGTGAGCCTGCGGGAGCTGGAGCAGTTGCAAGAGGAGACTTGGGGACCTCTGGGGGGACTGGAGTTGCCAGTCTTCCAAGGGCTAGGCCTTCTGGCTGAGGCACTTGGCCAGGCTGTAGAAGCTGCTGCAGGGAATGCAGGGCAACTGGCACGGGAAGATCCAGCCCTGCTAGTGGCTGCTGTTCGTGTGGCAGAGGTGGAGGCCAGGCGCACAACCCCCTTGGGGCAAGCCCCCCGAGACTGGCGGCAGCGATGTCTGCGGGCACTTCAGGCAGGCCTGGAGCGGGTCTACTTTTCGACAACTGTACTGCCTGAGCCAGGGGCCCTAGCAGGGTGGCTGGAGGCTCTTCAAGTGGCTCTGCCTGCTGAGTTGGCCATAGCTGAAGCATTAGTGGCCCCCTGCTGCCCACCACACTACAATGTGGTCCAGCTCTGGGCCCACACCCTGCACAGTGGCCTGCGCCGTACCCTGAAGCGACTCCTTGAAGGGCCTGAGCTGGGAGCTGCTGACACCTTTGCCTTGTTGCACTGGGCACTGCAAGTCTACCTGGG ACAGGAAATGATGGGAAGCCTGGAACTGGGGCCTGATGCGGATGTGTCTCAACTGGAGCCCCTCTTGACTTTGGAGAACATTGAGCAGCTGGAGGCAACATTTGTGGCTAAAGTCCAG GCAAGTGTAGCCCAGTGGCTACAGAAGGCTCTGGATGGGGAGGTTGCTGAGTGGAGCCGGGAGCAGGAGCCTAAAACAGACCCCTCTGGCTTCTACCACTCACCAATGCCAGCCATTGTACTACAG ATACTGGCTGAGAACATTCGTGTGACCAGCTTGGTCAGTGAGTCACTGCAGCGGCGGGTGTATGGCATGGCACTGTCAGAACTGGGCACATTCCTGAGGAG CTTTAATGATGCTCTGATTCGCTTCTCCCGAGACCATCTCCAGGGGGATGCCCTGGCCCCTCACTATGTGCCCTACCTACTGGCTGCCTTCAACCACCAGTCAGCACTGAG CTCCTCACTGTCCGTCCTGCAGCCCGACGGGGTAGCTTCAGGAGTCTTGGTTCCAGTAGAAACCGCGCTGGAGGAGTTACAGAGGAGGATCTGTCACCTGATGTTGGAGGCCCTGCAGGTGGAGCTCCAG CCACTGTTCGCGTCTCTGCCCTCGCGCCGGTGGCTGTCGAGTTCTGAGATGCTAGACAGTGTGTGTGAGCAGACGTCGCGTTTCTGCGGGGACTTCTGGCGCGTGCGGAAACCCGCAGGTCAG CTGCTCCTGGCCGAAGCAGAGCGCACCGTGGTGTTGCTGTACCTACATGCGCTGATGCAGGGCCGCCTAGTGTGCCGCAGTGCCAGCGAGCGGACGCAGGCGGCTGAGCGCCTGCAGCACGATGCCGGCCAGCTTAAGGAGCTTTTCCTTGGTTTG GGCCTGGAGGAGAGCGTGCATTGTTCACCGGTGCTGCTCTCCCTGAGGGAACTGCTGAACCTCCACGACTCCACACTGCTTGGCCTCGAGGTGGCAGGCCTGCGACAGCAGTTTCCCGACGTGAG TGAAGACCACGTCTCTGCGCTCTTGGACCTGCGCGGGGACGTGTCCCGAGAACAGCGCCAAGCTGCGCTCAGCTCCCTGCAGGCCGGCCCGCCACCCTCGCCCTCCACGGGCCGCCGCGCACTGTTCAGCCTCGTGCCGGCACCTACGCCCTCGCTGACCTCCTGCCTCACCTCGGGCCCCTGCTCCTGA